A region of Huiozyma naganishii CBS 8797 chromosome 12, complete genome DNA encodes the following proteins:
- the PET117 gene encoding Pet117p (similar to Saccharomyces cerevisiae PET117 (YER058W); ancestral locus Anc_7.239), translating to MSRASKITFGLSCLFTVTAVVGVHMIQDLERDTLHQGPIKDAKRLEQKREERRSLPASPNDKLDDAAREKKRQFNKTDHEMQQELRKKYESIQPLSGEIVTRDQPADKGQGK from the coding sequence ATGAGTCGAGCCAGCAAGATCACATTCGGACTGTCGTGTTTGTTCACGGTGACCGCCGTGGTGGGTGTCCACATGATCCAGGACTTGGAGCGGGACACATTGCACCAGGGTCCCATCAAGGACGCGAAACGGTTGGAACAGAAGCGAGAGGAGCGGCGATCCTTGCCCGCGAGTCCCAACGACAAACTCGACGACGCTGCCCGCGAGAAGAAACGCCAGTTTAACAAAACGGACCACGAAATGCAGCAGGAACTGCGCAAGAAGTACGAGTCCATTCAGCCGTTATCTGGTGAGATTGTCACGAGGGACCAGCCCGCAGATAAAGGCCAGGGCAAGTGA
- the KNAG0L01490 gene encoding cytosine permease (similar to Saccharomyces cerevisiae FCY22 (YER060W-A); ancestral locus Anc_7.241), which produces MKFLSKAEEGHSSGSNEHMSDGDIDLESFRDKSSNKFHQDEVYEDTETFPSDGVVETKLSFWSRLFLGANTETKGIEPVTEEEQTDDSLLNAASMWFSANMVLPAYSIGGLGPLIFGLNFGTSVLVIFFFNILGLLPVAFFSLFGAELGLRQMTLSRYLIGNVTARIFALINTIACVGWGVVNTVASSQLLNMINQNGNKCPLWAGCIVIIGATLLVTFFGYRIIHTYEKYSWIPNFAVFLVIIARLKISGKFSDGGWGSGATTAGSVLSFGSSVFGFAAGWTTYAADYTVYMPKKMNKVKVFFSLVAGLSFPLFFCMILGAAAARGAVNEPSWKAYYDSNGMGGLTYGILVPNSLHGFGEFCCVLLAMSTVANNVPNMYTIAMSAQSIWEPFARIPRIVWTIAGNAAALGISIPACYYFGTFMNYFMDTIGYYLSIYISIALTEHLVFRRSFSAYHVEDWNRWDKLPIGIAGTTALVVAAFGVALGMDQTYWDGEIGRLIGEYGGDIGFELGASWAFVVYIIGRPLELKYIGR; this is translated from the coding sequence ATGAAGTTTCTTTCAAAGGCGGAAGAAGGTCATTCTAGCGGTAGCAATGAGCATATGAGTGATGGGGACATCGATTTGGAGTCCTTCCGGGACAAGAGCTCGAATAAGTTTCATCAAGACGAGGTCTATGAGGATACCGAAACTTTTCCATCAGACGGGGTTGTCGAAACAAAACTCTCCTTTTGGAGCAGACTGTTTTTAGGCGCCAATACGGAAACGAAAGGTATCGAGCCCGTAACTGAGGAGGAGCAAACGGACGACTCTCTTTTGAATGCAGCGTCGATGTGGTTTTCTGCAAATATGGTCCTGCCCGCATATTCTATTGGTGGGCTAGGTCCACTAATCTTTGGGCTGAATTTCGGTACCTCGGTGCTtgtcatcttcttcttcaacattttggGTCTACTACCGGTTGcattcttttctttgtttgGTGCGGAACTGGGTCTGAGACAGATGACACTATCCAGATACCTGATAGGGAATGTAACGGCCAGGATCTTTGCGCTGATTAACACGATTGCATGTGTTGGTTGGGGGGTTGTGAACACAGTTGCCTCTTCCCAACTCCTGAACATGATTAACCAAAATGGTAATAAGTGTCCGTTGTGGGCAGGCTGTATCGTCATTATTGGTGCGACTCTGTTGGTCACTTTTTTCGGGTACCGTATTATCCACACTTACGAGAAGTACTCATGGATCCCTAACTTTGCTGTTTTCTTAGTTATTATAGCTCGTCTGAAGATTTCTGGGAAGTTTAGCGACGGTGGATGGGGGTCTGGGGCAACCACGGCCGGTAGTGTCCTCTCCTTTGGGTCCTCCGTGTTTGGGTTTGCCGCCGGGTGGACCACCTATGCTGCTGATTACACGGTGTACATGCCCAAAAAGATGAACAAAGTGAAGgtgtttttttccctgGTTGCAGGTCTATCCTTCCCATTGTTCTTCTGTATGATATTGGgggctgctgctgcgagAGGTGCAGTCAACGAGCCCAGCTGGAAAGCCTACTATGACTCTAACGGTATGGGTGGCTTGACCTATGGTATTTTAGTGCCTAATTCTCTTCACGGGTTCGGTGAGTTCTGCTGTGTTTTACTGGCAATGTCTACTGTTGCAAACAACGTTCCAAACATGTACACTATTGCCATGTCAGCCCAATCAATTTGGGAGCCATTTGCCAGGATACCGAGAATTGTTTGGACAATTGCTGGTAACGCTGCAGCACTAGGTATTTCTATCCCCGCATGCTACTATTTTGGTACTTTCATGAACTATTTCATGGATACTATCGGCTATTATCTGTCGATATACATCTCAATTGCATTAACTGAGCACCTGGTGTTTAGGAGGAGCTTCTCGGCGTATCATGTGGAGGATTGGAACAGATGGGACAAGCTACCGATTGGTATTGCTGGTACTACTGCacttgttgttgctgcaTTTGGTGTTGCGTTGGGTATGGATCAAACTTACTGGGATGGTGAGATCGGGCGTCTGATCGGTGAATATGGTGGTGATATTGGGTTTGAACTGGGTGCTTCTTGGGCCTTTGTTGTTTACATAATAGGAAGGCCTCTTGAACTGAAATACATTGGCCGTTAA
- the HMF1 gene encoding putative isoleucine biosynthesis protein HMF1 (similar to Saccharomyces cerevisiae HMF1 (YER057C) and MMF1 (YIL051C); ancestral locus Anc_7.238), giving the protein MTTTTLTPVNAQGAPAAAASYSHAMKANNLVFVSGQVPLTADNKMLEGSIAEKAEQVITNIKTILAASNSALDRVVKCNIFLADINNFAEFNTVYAKHFHDHKPARSCVAVAALPLNADLEMEVIAVENDN; this is encoded by the coding sequence aTGACCACCACGACTCTGACCCCAGTGAACGCGCAGGGCGCACCAGCTGCAGCTGCCAGCTACTCGCACGCCATGAAGGCGAACAACCTGGTATTCGTCTCTGGACAGGTGCCCCTGACCGCAGACAACAAGATGCTCGAAGGGTCCATTGCCGAGAAGGCCGAGCAAGTAATCACAAACATCAAGACCATCCTCGCCGCAAGTAACTCCGCGCTCGACAGGGTCGTCAAGTGCAACATCTTCCTAGCGgacatcaacaactttgCCGAGTTCAACACCGTCTACGCGAAACACTTCCACGACCACAAACCGGCCAGATCGTGTGTTGCCGTCGCCGCGTTGCCCTTGAACGCGGACTTGGAGATGGAGGTCATCGCTGTCGAAAACGACAATTGA
- the RPL34A gene encoding 60S ribosomal protein eL34 (similar to Saccharomyces cerevisiae RPL34A (YER056C-A) and RPL34B (YIL052C); ancestral locus Anc_7.237): MAQRVTFRRRNPYNTRSNKIKVVKTPGGKLVAQHVKKQAARPKCGDCGVPLPGIATLRPRQYASLSKTHKTVSRIYGGSRCANCVKERIVRAFLIEEQKIVKKVVKEQTEAAAKAEKKKGKK, translated from the exons ATGGCCCAACGTGTTACcttcagaagaagaaatccaT ACAACACCCGTTCTAACAAGATCAAGGTCGTTAAGACCCCAGGTGGTAAATTGGTCGCTCAGCATGTCAAGAAGCAGGCTGCCAGACCAAAGTGTGGTGACTGTGGTGTCCCACTACCAGGTATTGCCACTCTAAGACCAAGACAGTATGCCTCTCTTTCCAAGACCCACAAGACCGTTTCCAGAATCTACGGTGGTTCCAGATGTGCCAACTGTGTCAAGGAAAGAATCGTCAGAGCTTTCTTgattgaagaacaaaagatCGTCAAGAAGGTTGTCAAGGAACAAACCGAGGCCGCTGCCAAGgctgaaaagaagaagggtAAGAAATAA
- the GPP2 gene encoding glycerol-1-phosphatase HOR2 (similar to Saccharomyces cerevisiae HOR2 (YER062C) and RHR2 (YIL053W); ancestral locus Anc_7.243), which produces MPLTEKPLSLKVNAALFDVDGTIIISQPALAAMWQDFGKDKPYFDADHVTKISHGWRTYDAIAKFAPDFANHEYVAKLEGSIPEKFGQHAIEVPGAVKLCNSFNELPKEKWAVATSGTKEMATKWFELLKIKRPSNFITAADVEHGKPDPEPYLKGRNGLGYPINKEDPSKSKVVVFEDAPAGVAAGQAAGCKIIGVATTFDVEFLKGKGCDIIVKDHRSIRVGGYDAKTDEVELIFDDYLYAKDDLLKW; this is translated from the coding sequence ATGCCACTAACAGAGAAACCTCTATCGCTGAAAGTCAACGCCGCTTTGTTCGACGTCGATGGTACTATAATCATCTCGCAGCCAGCCCTTGCGGCCATGTGGCAGGATTTCGGTAAGGACAAGCCTTACTTCGACGCTGACCACGTCACCAAGATCTCCCACGGGTGGAGAACTTACGACGCTATCGCCAAGTTCGCTCCAGACTTTGCCAACCACGAGTACGTCGCCAAGTTGGAAGGGTCCATCCCAGAGAAGTTCGGCCAACACGCCATCGAAGTCCCAGGTGCCGTCAAACTGTGTAACTCCTTCAACGAGCTACCAAAGGAGAAATGGGCCGTCGCTACGTCCGGTACCAAGGAAATGGCCACCAAATGGTTCGAGCTTTTGAAGATCAAGAGACCTTCCAACTTCATCACCGCCGCTGATGTTGAACACGGTAAGCCAGACCCAGAGCCATACCTAAAGGGCAGAAACGGTCTTGGGTACCCAATCAACAAGGAGGACCCATCGAAGTCCAAGGTTGTCGTCTTCGAGGACGCTCCAGCCGGTGTCGCCGCTGGTCAAGCTGCTGGCTGTAAGATCATCGGTGTTGCTACCACCTTCGACGTCGAATTCTTGAAGGGTAAAGGTTGTGACATCATTGTCAAGGACCACAGATCTATTAGAGTCGGCGGGTACGATGCTAAGACCGATGAAGTCGAGTTGATCTTCGACGACTACTTGTACGCCAAGGACGACTTGTTGAAGTGGTAA
- the PCL6 gene encoding Pcl6p (similar to Saccharomyces cerevisiae PCL6 (YER059W) and PCL7 (YIL050W); ancestral locus Anc_7.240), with translation MSHGVETDTDSDAETQRLEKRLSNVEISDGAAAPLRKSIPLSREALEDSNSVIVTKVATEDTMSSSPSSYASSKTLPTGSAGGHLGTRFSPMSAAVRPGDGGAEGERREEEETQRSLSEINFTVPQHVSEAVDDVLDRPVGEPELEYPHALRLIGLSSDKLIKMLTALLDKIVQANDRLETPDSATLLKVNDDARDTDGYYESAVNAILSFKGKHIPQITLEQYFHRIQKYCPTTNDVFLSLLIYFDRISEKCNSIPRGGDDDKVQDDTLLFVMNSYNIHRLIIAGVAVSTKFSSDFFYSNARYAKVGGISLREMNYLELQFLVLCDFSLLISVEEMERYASLLYRFWDNSNSV, from the coding sequence ATGTCGCACGGGGTAGAGACAGATACAGATTCAGATGCAGAGACGCAAAGACTGGAGAAGAGGTTGAGTAATGTTGAGATCAGTGACGGTGCCGCTGCTCCCCTGCGGAAATCGATCCCGCTGAGCCGAGAGGCGCTGGAGGACAGCAATTCGGTTATTGTCACGAAAGTGGCTACTGAGGATACGATGAGCAGTTCGCCGTCGTCGTACGCATCGAGCAAGACGCTGCCGACGGGCTCCGCTGGTGGGCACCTGGGGACACGGTTCAGTCCGATGTCAGCTGCGGTGAGGCCCGGGGACGGCGGCGCCGAGGGGGAGCGGCgagaggaggaggagacgCAGCGTTCGCTCAGTGAGATCAATTTTACGGTACCGCAGCACGTTTCGGAGGCTGTGGACGACGTTTTGGATAGACCCGTGGGGGAACCGGAGCTCGAGTACCCGCATGCGCTGAGGCTCATAGGGTTGTCCAGTGACAAGCTGATTAAAATGCTGACCGCGCTGCTGGACAAGATAGTACAGGCGAACGATAGGCTGGAAACACCGGATAGTGCGACGCTACTCAAGGTGAACGACGACGCGAGGGACACAGACGGGTACTACGAAAGCGCGGTCAACGCCATACTGAGCTTCAAGGGCAAGCACATCCCACAGATCACGCTCGAACAGTACTTCCACAGGATCCAAAAGTACTGCCCTACTACAAATGACGTTTTCTTATCCTTGTTAATATATTTTGATAGAATATCAGAGAAATGCAACAGTATACCGAGAGGTGGCGACGACGATAAGGTGCAAGACGACACTTTGCTATTTGTGATGAACTCATACAATATTCACAGACTCATTATCGCAGGTGTAGCAGTGAGCACGAAATTCTCAAGCGATTTTTTCTACAGTAACGCACGGTACGCTAAAGTCGGCGGTATCTCGCTCAGAGAGATGAATTACCTCGAATTGCAGTTCCTCGTTCTGTGCGACTTCAGCCTGTTGATATCCGTCGAGGAAATGGAACGGTACGCAAGCTTGTTGTATAGATTTTGGGATAACAGCAACAGTGTGTAA
- the KNAG0L01480 gene encoding cytosine permease (similar to Saccharomyces cerevisiae FCY21 (YER060W)), which produces MVIYKENDTVVEAYSSSEQRVADNTYSIDKKAPWDVERDIGEGEMDVVSYQEDDDDDELSSHPKSRFARFCDILNGANAETKGIEPITDEEKTDTSLINAASMWFSANMVLPALAIGGLGPMVFDLNFGTSVLVIIFFNILGLLPVAFFSLFGIQLGLRQMTLSRYVVGNIAARVFSFINSVAGVGWGIVNTVAAAQLLNLINQESGHNLPLWAGCLVLIGATLLVSFFGYKVIHSYEKWSWVPNFAVFLVIIARLKKSGNFTGGEWGSGRTTAGNVLSFGCAVFGFAAGWTTIAADYTVYMPRDINKKKVFFSLVAGLSFPLFFVMILGAACGRGGSNNKQWSDLYKSNGMGGLTYAILVPSSLHRFGEFCCVVLSMSTVANNVPNMYSIGLSLQATWGPLNKVPRVIWTILGSLFALAIAIPACYHFSTFMNSFMDSIGYYLAIYISIGLTEHFYFKKGDFSSYNVEYWNKWDKLPVGIAGTVALVIGAFGVAFGMSQTYWVGQIARPIGKFGGDIGFELAAAWAFITYMILRPIERKYYGR; this is translated from the coding sequence ATGGTAATCTATAAAGAAAACGACACTGTGGTTGAGGCCTACAGCTCATCTGAGCAAAGGGTGGCAGACAACACATACTCTATTGATAAGAAGGCGCCATGGGATGTCGAGAGAGATATTGGAGAGGGTGAAATGGACGTCGTTAGTTACCaagaggacgacgacgatgacgaacTTTCATCTCACCCAAAGTCCCGCTTTGCCCGTTTTTGTGACATTCTGAACGGCGCTAACGCCGAGACGAAAGGTATTGAACCGATAACGGACGAGGAGAAAACAGACACCTCATTGATCAACGCTGCATCGATGTGGTTTTCCGCCAATATGGTCCTCCCAGCTTTAGCAATTGGTGGTCTGGGCCCCATGGTCTTCGACTTGAATTTTGGTACCTCCGTTTTggtcatcatcttctttaACATTCTCGGTCTTTTGCCAGTCGCATTCTTTTCCCTGTTCGGAATCCAACTGGGGCTAAGGCAAATGACCCTTTCCAGGTACGTCGTCGGTAACATTGCAGCCAGGGTATTCTCGTTCATCAATTCAGTTGCAGGTGTGGGCTGGGGGATCGTGAACACAGTCGCCGCTGCCCAattgttgaacttgatcAACCAAGAAAGCGGGCATAACTTACCCCTGTGGGCTGGCTGTCTCGTTCTGATTGGAGCCACGTTGCTTGTGTCGTTCTTCGGTTACAAAGTCATCCACTCTTACGAGAAATGGTCCTGGGTGCCCAACTTCGCCGTCTTTCTGGTGATCATCGCACGTTTAAAGAAGTCCGGTAACTTCACGGGCGGTGAATGGGGTTCTGGTAGAACAACAGCAGGTAACGTCTTATCCTTCGGTTGTGCAGTTTTCGGATTTGCAGCTGGCTGGACAACTATAGCTGCCGACTACACGGTATACATGCCCCGGGATATTAATAAAAAGAAGGTATTCTTCTCGCTTGTCGCTGGTTTGTCATTCCCATTGTTTTTTGTCATGATTCTTGGGGCTGCTTGCGGTAGAGGTGgttccaacaacaagcagTGGTCCGATCTTTACAAAAGCAACGGTATGGGCGGCTTGACTTACGCCATCTTGGTTCCAAGCTCGCTGCACCGTTTTGGGGAGTTTTGTTGTGTGGTATTGAGTATGTCAACGGTAGCTAACAATGTCCCAAATATGTACTCCATTGGGTTGTCCCTGCAAGCTACATGGGGTCCACTAAACAAAGTTCCCAGAGTCATATGGACTATCCTTGGGAGCCTCTTCGCCCTGGCGATCGCAATCCCTGCGTGCTACCACTTCAGCACCTTCATGAACTCCTTCATGGATTCCATTGGTTACTACCTGGCCATCTACATTTCAATTGGGTTGACGGAACACTTTTACTTCAAAAAGGGTGATTTCAGTAGTTACAACGTCGAGTATTGGAACAAGTGGGACAAACTTCCAGTTGGTATTGCAGGGACCGTGGCACTTGTCATTGGTGCCTTTGGCGTCGCGTTCGGGATGTCACAAACCTACTGGGTGGGCCAGATTGCGCGCCCAATTGGTAAATTTGGTGGCGACATCGGGTTTGAACTGGCCGCCGCTTGGGCTTTTATCACCTACATGATTCTAAGACCGATTGAAAGGAAATATTATGGTCGCTAG
- the CEM1 gene encoding fatty acid synthase CEM1 (similar to Saccharomyces cerevisiae CEM1 (YER061C); ancestral locus Anc_7.242), protein MSRRVVVTGMGAISPLGSSIRESWSTLLGSGSGLAPLTSLPNYTTDYAPLGASIPRGLRVAPITAASSNLNDIAKKLFSPQDERRMTPNIRHSLLTTQMALESAQLLTSCNSINQDIIDLGRISTTVGVGLPPVKELYDATVQTKINGKRLNPLFIPQILPNMVASSISIKFNTLGPTQSIAAACATGNNSIIDGFNHIRNGYADVAIVGAVDTSLHPLTVAGFHRLKSLSPEGQSTPFDANRDGFVIGEGAGTMVLEDLEHAQRRNAPIWAEMNSFGWTSDAYHITSPRSDSTGVSRALQMCLKNAGVKSTDIDYVNAHATSTPVGDQAELSAIMKTLVGSSNSRQTPLYVSSNKGAMGHLLGAAGLVESMFTILSLNEGLIPHTLHLQTPIVPNHTNGIHLVKNEPKVLPEIQYAICNSFGFGGVNTCILFKKW, encoded by the coding sequence ATGTCGAGGAGGGTCGTAGTGACAGGGATGGGCGCCATATCGCCACTGGGGAGCTCGATAAGGGAGAGCTGGTCGACTCTATTGGGCTCCGGATCAGGACTTGCGCCGCTGACGTCTCTGCCAAACTACACCACGGATTATGCCCCGCTCGGTGCCTCGATACCGCGTGGTCTAAGGGTAGCCCCCATAACGGCGGCGTCTTCCAATTTGAACGATATAGCAAAGAAACTCTTCTCACCGCAGGATGAGAGACGGATGACACCCAATATACGACATTCATTGCTTACCACGCAGATGGCTTTAGAATCTGCCCAACTGCTCACATCCTGCAACTCGATTAACCAGGACATTATTGATCTGGGAAGAATAAGCACGACCGTGGGCGTTGGATTACCACCAGTCAAGGAATTATACGATGCCACTGTACAGACCAAGATAAACGGGAAGAGATTGAACCCACTCTTCATACCGCAGATTCTACCAAATATGGTAGCGAGCTCCATCTCAATAAAATTCAACACCTTGGGACCTACGCAGAGTATAGCCGCGGCATGTGCAACGGGGAACAATTCCATCATCGACGGGTTTAACCACATTAGAAACGGGTACGCCGACGTGGCCATAGTGGGGGCCGTAGATACATCGCTACACCCATTGACCGTTGCAGGTTTCCATCGTTTGAAGTCCTTGTCCCCGGAGGGCCAGAGCACACCGTTTGATGCCAATAGAGATGGGTTTGTCATAGGGGAAGGTGCCGGCACCATGGTTTTGGAGGATTTGGAGCACGCTCAGAGACGCAATGCACCAATTTGGGCTGAAatgaacagttttggttGGACCAGCGACGCGTACCATATAACGTCCCCCAGGAGTGATTCCACTGGAGTCTCGAGAGCGTTACAGATgtgtttgaagaacgcAGGCGTCAAGAGTACCGATATCGATTACGTAAATGCACACGCGACGTCCACTCCAGTAGGTGACCAAGCAGAGTTGAGTGCTATCATGAAAACTCTAGTGGGATCTTCAAATTCCAGACAAACACCACTTTACGTGAGTAGCAATAAGGGTGCGATGGGTCATCTACTAGGCGCGGCAGGCCTCGTTGAGTCGATGTTCACCATCCTTTCTCTGAATGAGGGATTAATACCACATACTTTGCACCTGCAGACTCCCATTGTCCCCAACCATACAAATGGGATACATCTGGTGAAGAACGAACCCAAAGTGTTACCGGAAATACAATACGCCATCTGCAACAGTTTTGGGTTTGGGGGTGTGAATACATGCATTTTATTCAAGAAATGGTga
- the VHR2 gene encoding Vhr2p (similar to Saccharomyces cerevisiae YER064C and VHR1 (YIL056W); ancestral locus Anc_7.246) — MGKGTTHRIRELLKFTNEKKWKQFSSRRLELIDRFGLSERKASEQDDNIRQIATLLREEFEFPESSALEFEKLVTAAVQSVRRNRKRSKKKLSELRLSSSSANSSTGSSPQHSPLSSLSSLSSPNTNVQQPFSLGKKELAPPRVQLERNPQLGVTTHPQPVLPPVAMINNDASLLRGVFTQLLNLPQGTPPGANPRSSLMQKLLRNVRNSTTFAKVVDGNVVTPRDLVPLGEMSIRSSVAFVVAQGDLANKGNVLQQTFHNSLAAHLFSALPMFATMRSELQLKFLYTVIGSIVKDFGFDATLYPLNEIIIHLGTNGPPQQTQQTTLPPLGNDVNGLKILSAVSSQVNISPQPILPNLIVKESFANGTLPQPIHQTL, encoded by the coding sequence ATGGGGAAAGGTACCACGCATAGAATAAGAGAGCTTCTCAAGTTCACTAATGAGAAGAAGTGGAAACAGTTTTCGTCGCGGAGGTTGGAACTCATAGACAGGTTTGGACTCAGCGAGAGGAAAGCCTCAGAACAAGATGATAACATTAGACAGATTGCAACTCTGCTCAGAGAAGAGTTCGAGTTCCCAGAGAGTAGCGCCTTGGAGTTTGAGAAATTGGTCACCGCTGCTGTACAGTCCGTAAGGAGGAACAGGAAAAgatcgaagaagaaactgtcaGAACTCAGattgtcctcctcgtcagCCAATTCCTCAACTGGATCATCCCCACAGCACTCGCCGCTCTCCTCTCTCTCGTCTTTATCATCGCCAAACACAAACGTGCAGCAGCCATTCTCACTGGGGAAGAAGGAGCTTGCACCCCCAAGAGTGCAGTTGGAGAGAAACCCACAGTTGGGTGTAACGACACACCCACAACCGGTGTTGCCGCCAGTGGCGATGATCAATAACGACGCTTCCCTGCTGCGAGGTGTGTTTACTCAACTGCTCAACCTGCCACAGGGTACCCCGCCAGGTGCAAACCCTCGCAGCTCACTGATGCAGAAACTACTACGAAACGTGAGGAATTCGACCACTTTCGCGAAAGTGGTCGATGGCAACGTCGTGACACCGCGCGATTTGGTCCCCTTGGGCGAAATGTCCATACGGTCATCTGTCGCGTTTGTCGTCGCACAGGGGGACCTTGCAAACAAGGGTAACGTGCTACAACAGACTTTCCACAACAGTCTCGCGGCACACTTGTTCAGCGCACTCCCCATGTTCGCGACGATGAGGTCAGAGTTGCAATTAAAGTTCCTGTACACGGTGATAGGCTCCATCGTCAAGGACTTCGGGTTCGACGCAACACTTTACCCATTGAACGAAATCATAATACACTTGGGTACGAACGGCCCGCCACAACAGACACAGCAGACCACGCTACCACCGCTGGGCAACGACGTCAACGGACTCAAGATCCTCAGCGCCGTCTCCTCACAGGTCAACATTTCCCCACAACCGATCCTCCCCAACCTCATAGTCAAGGAGTCCTTCGCCAACGGCACGCTCCCACAACCTATCCACCAAACGCTATGA
- the THO1 gene encoding Tho1p (similar to Saccharomyces cerevisiae THO1 (YER063W); ancestral locus Anc_7.244), with protein sequence MGDYVRQTVVQLKQLLSERGLPTDGLKHALIARLEENDENAKKQAPAATEPEKVEAVPAAVEPEQVAPVVQEPPAVAQETAVEVAVPSGPTTTVSEAAKKETPQQMPPPEQIKKMALDLLNKKLYRAEKFGADETQAAELKRLINRVEKFGLDKQNPLMVELGLVKPKPKPKPKPAQQGKVAKKGGKNRANSKRR encoded by the coding sequence ATGGGTGATTACGTTAGGCAGACAGTGGTGCAGTTGAAGCAGTTGCTGAGCGAGCGCGGGCTGCCCACTGATGGGCTGAAGCATGCCTTGATCGCAAGGCTGgaggagaacgacgagaacGCGAAGAAGCAGGCGCCAGCTGCAACGGAGCCAGAGAAAGTGGAAGCGGTGCCAGCAGCAGTGGAGCCGGAACAAGTGGCGCCGGTTGTGCAGGAGCCCCCAGCGGTTGCACAGGAGACCGCCGTTGAAGTAGCCGTCCCCTCCGGTCCTACCACTACAGTCTCAGAAGCggccaagaaggagacCCCACAGCAGATGCCGCCTCCTGAacagatcaagaagatggcATTGGACcttctgaacaagaaactcTACCGTGCTGAGAAATTCGGCGCGGACGAGACGCAAGCTGCAGAACTGAAGAGGTTGATCAATCGGGTTGAGAAGTTCGGGTTGGACAAACAAAACCCGTTGATGGTCGAGTTGGGGCTCGTGAAGCCCAAGCCAAAGCCAAAGCCCAAGCCAGCACAGCAGGGGAAGGTCGCGAAGAAGGGCGGGAAGAACCGTGCCAACAGTAAGAGACGTTGA